The following DNA comes from Acidobacteriota bacterium.
GCGTCCTCCCCTGCCCATCTCACTCCTCTCGGGGTCCAGGATCCAGGTGCCGGAGAAATTGGGTTTTTCACCCGCCAGCAGCTCCACGGACAGCCCCAAAACCAGGATCGCCGAGAACACCACGGCTCTATTGGTTCCCATCTCTTCCTCCCTTTTTCAATTTCATTTCTGGTTGACCGCCGATCATTGCGTTCGATCCTCTCCAGTCCGAGCCCACACCAACAAGATTGGGCCCGACCGGAGAGTCGGGCCCAAACCAACGTTTCCAGAATGGCAAACCCCGTGGGGGCGATGTCCAGCGATTACTCTCCGCCGGGGCCGCCGCCGCGACGCTGGTGTCTGCGTTCCCTGCGCTCTTCCCAACGGGCCTTAAGCTTCTCTTGAAACGAAGTCCACTTCTGCTGCTGCTCCGGCGTCAGGACATTCTTGACATCCAACCGCGTGTTGGCGCCGATTGCCACCAACTGTCCCTGGAGCTTTCCCTGCTTGGTGGCCAGAGTGTCGATCTTGGTCGTGTCCCCTGCCTTGACGGCTTCTCCCAGAGCCTTGCGGTTGGTCCGCAGTTGCTTGCGAATCGGTTTGGATTGATCCCGGGCGGCCTTTCGGATTTTCTTGATGTCGGCCTGTTGGGCTTCGGTCAAACCCAGGAACTCGACCATCATCGCACCCCGCATCCCGATCCTGCCCTTGCCGCCGGGACCCTCCCCCCGACCACCTCCACCCCTGAAGCCCGCGAACTGGCCAAACGCGGATTCCACCAGGAGAATCGACGCCAGAGCGAAGACCGAGACCACCACGCCTCTTGCCAGGATCCTTCCGGTTTGAGTTTTGCTTGAAGTTTGAAACATTGGAATTTCCTCCTTTTCTGGAATTTTCAAGAGCCTTGACAGCAACCTCGCTCCTCGCCTGACTCTTACCCATATATACGTCGCTCCCGGGGAAGGGGGTGTAAAGAGTGCGTCAGCGTTCTGTAGAGTTTTGTCAATCCGTTTTCTTGACAGTTGAGGTGCACCGATCCAAAACAGTACCCTTAGTTATACGGAGGCATACCGGACCGCGCCCACCACCTGTCGGGGTCACCATGGATCGTTTGCTGGTCGTCGATGACGATACCGAATTGTGTTCGCTGGTCACCAGATATCTGGAAGCGGAAGGGTTTCAGGTGGACTCCGTCAACCACGGGCAGGAGGGCATCGAACGAGCCCTCTCGGGCGATTACTCGCTGGTAGTGCTGGACGTGATGCTGCCCGGCGTCAACGGTTTCGACGTCTTGCGCCGCATCCGAGCTGAATCGCGCATCCCGGTGCTCATGCTGTCGGCCAGAGCCGAGGACGTGGAGAGAATCGTGGGACTTGAGATCGGCGCCGACGATTACCTGGGAAAGCCCTTCAATCCACACGAACTGGTTGCGCGCATCCGGGCCGTTTCCCGCCGCTCCCGTCCCAACAGAGAGCTCGAGCCCGACACCGATCGTCATCCGCTCCTGAGAGTGGGAGACATCGAGCTGGACAGGAATGCCTGGAAAGTAATGCGAAACGGCCAACCGGTGGTGCTGACCACGCTGGAGTTCAACCTCCTTGATATGCTGCTCAGGTCGGCCGGACAGGTGTTGCCCCGTGAGGAGTTGGTTCAGACCCTGCTGGAACGCGAGTTCGACCCCTTCGACCGCAGCATCGACATGCACGTCAGCAACCTGAGGAAGAAACTGGGCCGTCACGTCAATGGAGTCGAACGAATCAAATCGGTCCGCGGAGTCGGCTACGTCTATCCCAATCCCGGACCTTAGGAACAGGGAACAGACTAATTGGAATCATGCGTAGTCTCGTACTGAAAATCTTCATCTGGTTCTGGGCAGCCATGGCCCTGGTGGGCATGGCCCTCTATTTCACTACCCGAGCCACCATCTCGGAGCAGGTCGAGCGCCGGGAGCGCCAATGGATCGGGATGACCATGCCCCTGGTTGCGCAACGGGCGGCCGACATTCTGGAAAGGGACGGCCCCTCGGGCCTGAGGCGAAACATCAATCGACTCAATCGCCGGCGTCGTTTCAATGTCTCCTTCCTCAACGAAGCGGGAGAGCTCCTGGCCGGGCCGGTTCCATCAAGTCGGGTCAGGAACCTGGCGGCCAGGGCCGCGCGAAGCAACGATCGCCTGGTGGAGATCGTACAGGGAGAACGCCTGGTGGCCCAGAGCGTGGTCTCGCCCGCCGGCCGCCGGTTCGTCCTGGCGGGAGACATCCGGGCCCGACTTCCGGGAAACCCACCCGGACGCCCCCGGCGGCCGCTACCCATCCTCAGAGCCCTGGGCATTCTGGACGCCGACATCCAGACCCAGGTGCTTCGCATCCTGGCCGTGTTTCTGACGGCCGGACTGGTCTGCTATGGCCTGGCCTGTTAT
Coding sequences within:
- a CDS encoding response regulator transcription factor — protein: MDRLLVVDDDTELCSLVTRYLEAEGFQVDSVNHGQEGIERALSGDYSLVVLDVMLPGVNGFDVLRRIRAESRIPVLMLSARAEDVERIVGLEIGADDYLGKPFNPHELVARIRAVSRRSRPNRELEPDTDRHPLLRVGDIELDRNAWKVMRNGQPVVLTTLEFNLLDMLLRSAGQVLPREELVQTLLEREFDPFDRSIDMHVSNLRKKLGRHVNGVERIKSVRGVGYVYPNPGP
- a CDS encoding Spy/CpxP family protein refolding chaperone — its product is MFQTSSKTQTGRILARGVVVSVFALASILLVESAFGQFAGFRGGGGRGEGPGGKGRIGMRGAMMVEFLGLTEAQQADIKKIRKAARDQSKPIRKQLRTNRKALGEAVKAGDTTKIDTLATKQGKLQGQLVAIGANTRLDVKNVLTPEQQQKWTSFQEKLKARWEERRERRHQRRGGGPGGE